The window CCTGTACGCTTGAGGTGATTGGAGGCAATCACTCTAGAGAGGCACTACAGAACATTATATCCACAACAGCTGATCCAACTCCCTTTGAAAAAAGAATGTGTATTGTGTACACAAATTTAAATCCTGATGAGGCCAAATATGTAGCCAATCAGCACAACCAGGTTAGAAAGTTTGGAACAGACCTTGATCTGGTAGACAGAGCAAGCTGCTTCAGATATTCTTTGTTCGAAAAAGCTGGATATACCCATGTCCAAGATACAACAACGAAAGCAACCCCTACAGGCAGAGATATGATAACAGAATGGAAGGAGGGGTTGCAGCTTGCTATGGGATCTGTCAGTGTGAGTATCCTTCAAATACATctgatgttaaaaaaaagaaagacgtaatatcatgttttaattaGGAGTAAATAAATGCATTAAGGGAGCTATCCAATGtgttttcaaatcatttttgacTGAGGATCAATTATCAACATTCTTTTTATAGAGAAAAACTCTAAACAACAGATTCAGACTCGAAATGAGATTTGCCCAACTTTCTAGTGAGGTCTGGATCAAATTTCTAGACtttgtaaacaaacttaaaatggaaataaagaaagacaaaaTTAGCGGAAGACTGTTGAAGCCACTAGATGGAGTACAAGAGAAAAGTCTGCTGAAATTCTTAAAGAATTATAACAGTGGGAAAATCAATTTCAAGCAACTCGTCTCTCTCTGCACTGAGTTCAAATGGTAAGTACAATTATTTGTGTTGAcaataatatttaagaaatttacaaaatgtgatttttttttaattgatttatttttctaaaaaaaaattttcataagtTGTTTCTTTTTACTTGTTCACAGCAGTGATTCCAACAAAAAAGAATGTGAACTAGGAACATCTGAAGTAGAGGTAttcacaaaaattatatatttataaatctgaTTGGTGAATTGATAACttcaatttttatcatagtgaagtcatattatgtaaaaagtaaataattgttgcaaaaaaaaatgaaaaacaaaaacaaactagGACTCTTACAGATTTGGTATATCTAAGAAATGATTTCAGGCAATTGCCGAGCCATCGGAAGATAAAGCAGATAAAGAAGATGCCATAGATTACAGCATACTTATTGAAGCCTTAAAGGTAACAAAAATCAATgtgaaaactaaaaaaataccTGTTCTAAAACATTCCATTTTAAGAGaaaagtttgtaaaaaaaaatttagtacacgtaataaattatacaaaaagGCAATGAAAAAAGTTCAATTAAGTAATCTGAGGCTACGAAGTGTCATTACAATTTCAACATAACAACAATGTAAAGATTCTACCATTTTCATTGCAGGAAACAGCAGATAGAGAGAAGAGGAGCAATGATGACCTCAAGTTGAAGAATGCAGAACTAAAAGAAGCATTAGAGGCATCAAATAGGgagaaaaatgaaatcaaacaagATCTAGCACAAAGATTTCAGGTTGAAAAGAATATGCGGAATGAAATATGTCAGTTAAAGGTGAGGTTTCCTTGATCATTTTCATTACAAATGccaaattataaattaattaagtgaattacatgtatcaagacTAATGGCAATATTTTCCACTTTAATTTCTATACAGGAAAAACTAAATCAAGTGACAAAGGAATGTCGAATTATGAGGGAAAAGCAAGACAAGCtgataaaaaggaaaataacaaCATGCACAGGTAAGACAACTTTTCTGGTATGTTTGTCATTATTTAAGAACTTAAATAGGATTCTtatattacaaattaaacattGCATGTCCAATTTAGTTTGTAAGATTTTCCCAAATCACCTACTAGTACTggttttattaagaaattattttttgagtCTCTAATGTAAGATAATTCAATAATGATAACATGCTATTTTGATGACAAAAGAGTGAATGAAGACAGTTTTGTTTTCCTTGAATATCGAAATCAGACTGAACTGGTACACCATAGAAATGATTGCAATTACCCGGTGCTGTACTTAAAATTTTTCAGGTTTTGTGTACTCTCACTCTCAACTTATGAAGTTCAAATTTCACTCAATTTAATACTAAGAAAGACTGATGTTTGTGTATTGGGTAACTGTCTTTGTTCATCTTTTCATTGATAGGAATCCTTAGTCTATGACTTAATGAACAATATGTGCCAAGTACAAAGAATATGATAAATCAAAAAATGCAAACTACCCATAATTATTTTAGTACATTAAGCAATAATTATACCCTTACAAACAGCAAAGAGTGGAGGTGAGGTTATATTGGAATCACctcgtccatctgtctgtccatctaAATTAAAACTTACTGCATGGAACAATTTAGAACTCACAatccaaaatatttgtttgataaatTCTGCATTTTCTTGAGAGTTAGAAGaatcatcaaagacaagtgcaGCCAAAATCATTTGTCTCATGAGGGCCATTGTCAGAGCTAATGTAAGATGGATCGTGTTGAggaaaaattgataatctgtaaaatagaCTGACTGGTTCATGGGTTTTACTGTTTTATAGAAAAccaaattttttgtcattttaatgaaataaaatatttatatacatgtacatttttcttaaataatataAGCTGTTTAAACTTAGTtaagtcaaataaatataattatgaagtGACCCTATAATGGGCATTCAtgcaaatgaaattcaaaatcattGATGTGATTCTATAGTGTTTTAgcaattttcaaattctttatttacatttaaatgacaGAGTTATGAAAATTCTGACAATGTATTCATGTCAACAAGCTAATCAACTAAAATCAGTCATATGGGATGAATCATCAGCAGCTACATCAGAGACATATAGTTAAATCATAGAAAaatgtcaggttttttttttcaaagacagTATAATTGTATCAGTCAAGACTTAGATAACTGAGATAAGAAACATTTTTGCAAGGATATTTTCATtcttgaaaaggggggggggggggtaattttcaATATGGTGCATTAACAGTGAAGTTTTGAAGTTGacatttttgattttcttttcttttatttatgtgTCGCAATAAAACCTTCATGTCTTCATTATTAAATGACTCAAATTAGGGAAATTCATTCACATTTGCTCCCATTTGAAATCTAAGTCtcaactggggggggggggggggtgcaggaCAGTTATAGTTACTTTAGTTGCTCAAATTTTAGTTTATTGCTGAGTTGGCcattacatattttcagatatctagttgtaatttcaattttcaaaaaatttacaatagaataattataaatgtatattggaCCATAGTCATGCAAAAGCCTAATTAGATGTTCATGTAATAAGTGTTTCCAAATACCAGTCTGAAAGCTGAACACCACtcataaatacatatatttacattccacatagtttttgcttgtaaagtgcGTTAAAAGCTACagcagttataacactgtaaaAAACACACGGTACTCAAAAGTTAAAGGCAAAGCAAGATGTAAAATTgcccacacaggtgagacctctacaacGAAATACTTTGAAATGTTCAGCAATCTGGGCCATTATAAAGGGGTTGTAGGATTAGCATTGATAAGAGAAATGTGGCGGACAGTGCctgtttagctcacctgagttgaaagctcaagtgagctattctgatcacattttgtctgtcgtccgtctgtctgtaaacttttcatattttcaacatcttctcaaagACAACtgtgccaatttcaaccaaaattgacacaaagcatccttagcctaaggggattcaaggttgtgaaaattaaatgcaaagggagatattttcgagaaattttcgagaaattttcaaaaaacttcttctcacgaaccataagaccaggaaagcttaaacttgtgtgaatgcatcctcaggtactgtggattcaaagttgtgaaaatcatgaacccctggagtagggtggggccacaatggggggggggaggggggggtcaaaatttacatacaaaaatataaagtaaatctttaaaaatcctcttaaaaactaatcagccaggaaagctgaaacgtgtgtggAACTATCCTCAGGTGGTtgagatttaaagttgtgaaaataatgatccccgggggttgggtggggccacattggtggggggggggtgttatagttttacattggaacatatagagtaaatctttaaaaatcttctcaaaaactaatcagccaggaaagctgaaacttgtgtggaaccatcctcgggtagtgtagattcaaagttgtgaaaataatgacacc is drawn from Crassostrea angulata isolate pt1a10 chromosome 5, ASM2561291v2, whole genome shotgun sequence and contains these coding sequences:
- the LOC128183889 gene encoding uncharacterized protein LOC128183889 isoform X2, whose amino-acid sequence is MGDASPLSAEPVGVYDDDMSGMTEDESNMSKKSRTDIPKEALVETIQKKLKGYMVLPVSKLRQPSFGNLLREPDIKHVKELEREFSERPGNYFQLMVVNVCGEMKEDNFESCTLEVIGGNHSREALQNIISTTADPTPFEKRMCIVYTNLNPDEAKYVANQHNQVRKFGTDLDLVDRASCFRYSLFEKAGYTHVQDTTTKATPTGRDMITEWKEGLQLAMGSVSRKTLNNRFRLEMRFAQLSSEVWIKFLDFVNKLKMEIKKDKISGRLLKPLDGVQEKSLLKFLKNYNSGKINFKQLVSLCTEFKCSDSNKKECELGTSEVEAIAEPSEDKADKEDAIDYSILIEALKETADREKRSNDDLKLKNAELKEALEASNREKNEIKQDLAQRFQVEKNMRNEICQLKEKLNQVTKECRIMREKQDKLIKRKITTCTDATEELEAPVTKKTSVDDWDLKEGQEGLTIGLVVAIKPIRQRDLKNGEPWLGIINDVSKNNIKVSWLMGNYETYWIPNPEFQGCSPDSVPRNRVACSFKYISDKILPDHIVDKLKTVFKI